The following proteins are encoded in a genomic region of Asterias amurensis chromosome 5, ASM3211899v1:
- the LOC139937534 gene encoding uncharacterized protein, with product MDRTCRVKQFGIHGVYLVTVLILLVMVLDSVSAQTAGGVDGLCPNTVNTTVKYITTDKISRSHMTTTKCGLFNLFRCTVYRTVYSIEPRTATREIYNIVYVCCDGWETQEDGSCSRITTERASTEPALTIESTLDSSTTTPTYPVDVLSPESSSSSMVSPSSTVTSSGSPPAEMFLPEDVSSDEKPSFFGDKRMLGGIGGVVGALIILVTLMLLLITRRRRRSREKRNAEPGVLFELLTSNSPPQAPTPDIYTEIPDHQNNISSTGQETVTDQGQSDYDIAFVHNQRPSGRINTYQDVKDLVASCNGINEQTKTAVGNKGGASAKMESPAAAKTMESSVCLGQNGQVYTELDQNGLDRAEQAPYQNLTVLDTVIKAPTSYGNGRSSPAIPYNKLDRTNRVVPTDPDDEAYNTVIIGPTGSSEDAPYDKLERQRSAPHHGSEDNLAVSIPAGYAALGVNGSNLAYDKLERHEAQGFEPDRHVGKTTGPNTYDAINPTSPDKKTYDKLQRQHSTRGLNDSPAKTKSSDELPKSDNEYDTVEIGQPIPAGGEIYQNLPKKPKVKGQTTSPDLKIKASPVVRPLYDIVPGSSSRKLSAPVYDLVPTSPRENGIAPLYDIPPALSQQISHKESVEGPASPSVNQAGTRPVYDTPPLRLDSTSSLQFEETCPVYENTPTSRKQSVF from the exons ATGGATAGGACGTGTAGGGTGAAGCAGTTCGGCATACATGGAGTTTACTTGGTAACTGTGTTGATACTGCTGGTCATGGTGTTGGACAGTGTTTCTGCTCAGACTGCTGGTGGTGTTGATGGTCTATGCCCCAACACTGTAAA TACAACAGTGAagtacataacgacagataaaATATCGAGATCTCACATGACCACCACTAAGTGTGGactatttaatttgtttagatGCACAGTGTATCG TACCGTGTACAGCATCGAGCCAAGGACAGCAACTCGTGAAATCTACAACATAGTATATGTTTGCTGTGATGGTTGGGAAACTCAAGAAGATGGTTCATGTAGTCGAATAACTACAG AAAGGGCAAGCACCGAACCAGCTTTGACCATTGAAAGCACCCTCGATTCAAGCACGACCACGCCCACATACCCCGTCGATGTGCTTTCACCGGAGTCATCATCGTCGTCGATGGTATCTCCTTCATCAACGGTTACGTCGAGCGGAAGTCCACCCGCAGAGATGTTTCTACCCGAAGACGTCTCCTCAGACGAGAAGCCATCTTTCTTTGGAGATAAAAGGATGCTCGGGGGAATAGGAGGTGTGGTAGGCGCTCTGATCATCTTGGTTACATTGATGCTATTGTTAATAACAAGGAGGAGGCGTCGTTCCAGAGAGAA ACGGAATGCAGAGCCTGGGGTTCTATTTGAGTTATTGACATCCAACTCACCACCGCAAG CCCCAACTCCGGACATCTACACAGAAATACCTGACCATCAGAACAACATCAGCTCAACCGGACAGGAAACAGTCACAGATCAAGGTCAGAGCGATTATGACATTGCCTTCGTACACAACCAACGGCCGTCGGGTCGTATCAACACGTATCAAGACGTCAAAGACCTCGTTGCAAGTTGCAACGGAATAAATGAACAGACGAAAACAGCCGTTGGGAATAAAGGAGGAGCGAGCGCCAAAATGGAGTCCCCAGCTGCTGCCAAGACAATGGAGTCGAGTGTATGTCTTGGGCAGAATGGTCAGGTCTACACCGAGTTAGATCAGAATGGACTCGACAGGGCAGAGCAGGCCCCGTACCAAAACTTGACGGTGCTGGACACTGTAATTAAAGCACCCACTTCCTACGGCAATGGGCGTAGTTCCCCTGCTATACCCTACAACAAACTTGATCGAACAAATCGTGTCGTGCCCACAGACCCAGACGACGAGGCCTACAACACTGTAATCATAGGTCCGACCGGAAGTAGTGAGGACGCCCCTTACGACAAACTGGAACGACAGAGAAGTGCCCCGCACCACGGGTCCGAGGACAACCTTGCCGTGTCGATACCAGCCGGGTACGCTGCCCTAGGAGTCAACGGTAGCAACCTTGCCTACGATAAGCTGGAGAGACACGAAGCTCAAGGTTTCGAGCCGGACAGACACGTCGGTAAGACGACCGGACCGAATACGTACGATGCGATCAACCCCACAAGTCCGGACAAGAAGACCTACGACAAGCTTCAACGGCAGCATTCGACACGAGGACTGAACGATTCTCCCGCCAAAACTAAATCTTCTGATGAGCTACCCAAGAGCGACAACGAATACGATACGGTAGAAATTGGACAACCCATTCCAGCAGGAGGGGAGATCTACCAAAATCTACCCAAGAAACCTAAAGTAAAGGGTCAAACAACCTCACCTGACTTAAAGATAAAGGCTAGCCCTGTCGTTCGTCCCTTATACGACATAGTTCCGGGATCATCATCGCGCAAACTCAGTGCTCCCGTTTACGACTTAGTGCCGACTTCCCCTCGCGAAAATGGTATAGCCCCTTTGTACGACATACCTCCCGCCCTCAGTCAGCAAATCTCACACAAGGAAAGCGTTGAGGGCCCCGCCTCTCCCTCTGTCAATCAGGCTGGAACCAGGCCCGTTTATGATACACCTCCTTTGAGGCTGGACAGCACGAGCTCTCTGCAGTTTGAGGAAACATGTCCTGTGTATGAAAATACGCCTACATCTCGTAAACAGTCTGTCTTCTAG